From the genome of Haematobia irritans isolate KBUSLIRL unplaced genomic scaffold, ASM5000362v1 scaffold_6, whole genome shotgun sequence, one region includes:
- the LOC142242614 gene encoding histone H2A encodes MSGRGKGGKVKGKAKSRSNRAGLQFPVGRIHRLLRKGNYAERVGAGAPVYLAAVMEYLAAEVLELAGNAARDNKKTRIIPRHLQLAIRNDEELNKLLSGVTIAQGGVLPNIQAVLLPKKTEKKA; translated from the coding sequence atgtctggacgcggtaaaggtggcaaagttaagggaaaggcaaagtctcgttccaatcgtgctgggcttcaattccccgtcggtcgtattcatcgtcttttgcgcaaaggcaactatgctgagcgtgttggtgctggagctccagtttacttggctgctgtgatggaatacttggccgctgaagttcttgaattggctggtaacgctgctcgtgacaacaaaaagacaagaattatccctcgtcacttgcaattggctatccgtaatgacgaagaattgaacaaattgttgtccggtgtcaccattgctcaaggtggtgtattgccaaacatccaagctgttctcttgcccaagaagaccgaaaagaaggcttaa